The following are encoded together in the Bradymonas sediminis genome:
- a CDS encoding pyridoxal-phosphate-dependent aminotransferase family protein has translation MSDRKLLMIPGPIELSPAVLTALKAAPPSHVAPDFIEIFGASLELMRQVWGAGPKSQPFIIAGSGTIAMEMAVANVVARGQRALVVNTGYFSARMAEMLRRRGVEVGEVGAPAGKAPSLEEIETALDSAQQDGRAYDALFATHVDTSTGVRVDAQAIARAADRRGLLSVFDGVCATAGEAFEMQSWGADIYLTASQKAIGAPPGLALMVFSERALEARKSLSEPPPMSVDIEQWSPIMQAYEARKGSYFSTPATSLVCALFASLSEITAFEASGQRGIGPRIAAHQRCADGMRAAWAALGLELFCEPDLSANTMSALRYPDGVDGARLLAGIKARGVVVAGGLYPGRQDEYFRVGHMGHVIERPSLLAKTVRAVGETLVENGHPADVEAALATLRERVGG, from the coding sequence ATGAGCGATCGAAAGTTATTGATGATCCCCGGACCCATTGAATTATCGCCCGCCGTGCTCACCGCGCTAAAGGCGGCGCCGCCGAGCCACGTCGCCCCCGATTTTATCGAGATTTTTGGCGCATCGCTCGAATTGATGCGCCAGGTGTGGGGGGCGGGCCCGAAGAGTCAGCCGTTCATCATCGCGGGCAGCGGCACCATCGCGATGGAGATGGCGGTGGCGAATGTGGTCGCGCGCGGGCAGCGGGCGCTGGTGGTGAATACGGGCTATTTCTCGGCGCGCATGGCCGAGATGCTTCGCCGCCGCGGCGTGGAGGTCGGCGAGGTGGGCGCACCTGCCGGCAAGGCGCCGAGCCTCGAAGAGATCGAAACCGCGCTCGACAGCGCGCAGCAGGATGGCCGGGCCTATGACGCCCTCTTCGCGACCCACGTTGACACCTCCACCGGCGTTCGCGTTGACGCCCAGGCCATCGCTCGCGCGGCCGACAGGCGCGGCTTGCTCTCGGTCTTCGACGGCGTCTGTGCGACCGCCGGCGAGGCGTTTGAGATGCAGAGTTGGGGCGCCGATATCTATTTAACGGCCTCTCAAAAGGCCATCGGCGCGCCTCCCGGGCTGGCGCTGATGGTCTTCAGCGAGCGAGCACTTGAGGCCCGAAAATCGCTGTCGGAGCCGCCGCCCATGTCGGTCGATATCGAGCAATGGTCGCCGATCATGCAGGCCTACGAGGCGCGCAAAGGAAGCTACTTCTCAACGCCAGCGACCAGCCTGGTCTGCGCCCTATTCGCCAGTCTCAGTGAGATCACCGCCTTCGAAGCGAGCGGCCAACGCGGCATCGGCCCGCGGATCGCAGCCCATCAGCGCTGCGCCGACGGCATGCGCGCGGCCTGGGCGGCGCTTGGCCTGGAGCTCTTCTGCGAGCCCGATCTCAGCGCAAATACCATGAGCGCGCTGCGCTACCCCGACGGCGTCGATGGAGCGCGACTACTCGCCGGCATCAAAGCCCGGGGAGTCGTCGTCGCGGGCGGACTTTATCCGGGTCGACAGGACGAATATTTCCGGGTGGGACATATGGGACACGTCATCGAGCGCCCCAGCCTATTGGCCAAAACAGTGCGCGCCGTGGGCGAGACCCTGGTCGAAAATGGCCACCCGGCCGATGTCGAGGCGGCGCTCGCCACCCTGCGGGAACGGGTGGGCGGCTGA
- a CDS encoding fatty acid desaturase family protein, giving the protein MRTRVNEYFTENGLQKRDQGAMYLKTATIFLWLAASYGVLVFAPVPAWVRAVAAVSLGLAAAGVGFSVMHDAGHRAYSKSKRVNSLLFLSIDLLGASSYVWNIKHNIIHHSFANIDEHDDDIDVGWLARLSPEQDRHSFHRFQHFYIWPLYGFLMFKWHFFDDFYSWGTGRIGQRKMQRPKGRDALTLILGKLVWFTLAFVVPSFFFPIPWVIATYFLFSIVLGLVMAVVFQLAHCVEEAHFPPVPQDMKMETDWATHQLMTTVDFGRDNRLLSWYIGGLNFQVEHHLFPGISHIHYPAISKIVEQTCVEYGIPYLSQPTFLGGIRSHYRHLRAMGRAPELAAPAAA; this is encoded by the coding sequence TTGCGCACACGAGTTAACGAGTATTTTACAGAGAACGGTCTGCAGAAGCGCGACCAGGGTGCGATGTACCTGAAGACTGCGACTATCTTTCTGTGGCTGGCTGCATCTTATGGGGTCTTGGTCTTTGCGCCGGTGCCTGCGTGGGTTCGCGCCGTGGCGGCGGTTTCCCTGGGGCTGGCGGCGGCGGGGGTGGGCTTTAGCGTGATGCATGACGCGGGACACCGCGCGTATTCGAAAAGCAAGAGAGTCAATTCCTTACTTTTTCTCTCCATCGATCTGCTCGGTGCGAGTTCCTATGTGTGGAATATTAAACATAATATTATCCACCATTCCTTCGCGAATATCGACGAGCACGACGACGACATTGACGTTGGGTGGCTGGCGAGGCTCTCGCCGGAGCAAGACCGCCACAGCTTCCACCGTTTTCAGCATTTTTATATCTGGCCCCTCTACGGGTTCCTGATGTTCAAATGGCACTTCTTCGATGATTTCTATAGCTGGGGGACCGGTCGGATTGGGCAGCGCAAGATGCAGCGGCCCAAGGGACGCGACGCGCTGACGCTTATTTTAGGCAAGCTGGTGTGGTTTACGCTGGCGTTCGTGGTGCCCTCGTTCTTCTTTCCGATCCCCTGGGTTATCGCGACCTATTTCCTCTTCTCCATCGTCCTGGGCCTGGTGATGGCCGTGGTCTTCCAACTCGCCCACTGCGTCGAGGAGGCGCACTTTCCGCCGGTTCCCCAAGACATGAAAATGGAGACCGATTGGGCGACACATCAGTTGATGACGACGGTCGATTTCGGCCGCGATAACCGCCTTTTGAGCTGGTATATCGGCGGACTAAATTTCCAGGTGGAGCACCACCTCTTCCCCGGGATTTCTCATATTCATTACCCGGCGATTTCCAAAATCGTCGAGCAAACCTGCGTTGAATACGGGATTCCGTACCTGTCACAGCCGACGTTTTTGGGCGGCATTCGCTCGCATTATCGCCATCTTCGCGCGATGGGCCGCGCGCCGGAGTTGGCGGCGCCCGCCGCAGCCTGA
- the sugE gene encoding quaternary ammonium compound efflux SMR transporter SugE, translating to MAWIYLIIGGLFECGWAIGLKYTEGFTRLWPTVFSVVAMLISLGLLGLSMREIPVGTAYAVWTGIGAVGVALLGMLLFGDSRDVARLVCLGLIVSGVVGLQIFSGTADA from the coding sequence ATGGCTTGGATTTATCTGATTATTGGCGGGCTTTTTGAGTGCGGGTGGGCCATCGGGCTTAAATATACCGAGGGCTTCACCCGGCTTTGGCCCACGGTCTTCTCGGTGGTCGCGATGCTCATCAGCCTGGGACTTCTGGGGCTGTCGATGCGCGAGATTCCGGTCGGCACCGCCTACGCGGTCTGGACCGGCATTGGCGCGGTGGGCGTGGCTCTTTTGGGGATGCTGCTCTTCGGAGACTCCCGCGATGTCGCCCGCCTGGTTTGCCTGGGGCTGATTGTCTCGGGTGTGGTCGGACTGCAGATTTTCTCGGGCACCGCCGATGCCTGA